A single Kitasatospora sp. NBC_00374 DNA region contains:
- a CDS encoding GntR family transcriptional regulator, whose product MSSDTEELDHTEGRTRMSRKWEALAAELTQLCAQLGPGGVLPSTKELIAQGRGSRTTVGNAYNELMRLGLVRGVPGTGYIVRDRSVVAIPWSRYGQSGADGLGPWETATRAQGLNGTMALIEVATVEATVSVAAKLGLTEATSFQVTRRTRHAMINDEVLQIQLASYPVDVARRCGLDRRGKVEGGTLPALAAEFRLGLGTERISFQRATDAEVGVLKLAPGGYVARVERLLVDEDGQPLELLQVAALPDQVEFVFDGLDFKKLS is encoded by the coding sequence ATGTCTTCCGACACTGAGGAACTGGATCACACAGAGGGGAGGACCCGGATGTCCCGCAAGTGGGAAGCCCTCGCGGCCGAGTTGACGCAGCTTTGCGCCCAGCTTGGACCGGGAGGCGTGCTTCCAAGCACCAAAGAGCTGATCGCCCAGGGGCGCGGTTCTCGGACGACCGTGGGGAACGCGTACAACGAGCTGATGCGACTCGGGCTGGTCAGAGGCGTTCCAGGGACCGGCTACATCGTGCGGGACAGGAGCGTCGTAGCAATCCCCTGGAGTCGCTACGGGCAGTCCGGCGCCGACGGCCTGGGCCCTTGGGAGACAGCCACGAGGGCCCAAGGGCTGAACGGAACCATGGCCTTGATCGAGGTCGCGACCGTTGAGGCGACGGTCAGCGTGGCAGCCAAGCTGGGCCTGACCGAGGCCACGAGCTTCCAGGTGACCCGCCGCACGAGGCACGCGATGATCAATGACGAAGTGCTCCAGATCCAGCTCGCCTCGTACCCCGTTGACGTGGCTCGCCGGTGCGGACTCGACCGCAGAGGGAAAGTGGAAGGCGGCACTCTGCCGGCGCTTGCCGCTGAGTTCCGTCTCGGGTTGGGCACAGAACGCATCAGTTTCCAGCGAGCCACCGACGCCGAAGTAGGTGTTCTGAAGCTCGCGCCAGGTGGATACGTGGCCCGCGTCGAACGGCTGCTCGTCGACGAGGACGGACAACCGCTGGAGCTCCTCCAGGTCGCCGCGCTTCCCGACCAGGTCGAGTTCGTCTTCGACGGGCTCGACTTCAAGAAGCTTTCCTGA
- a CDS encoding XRE family transcriptional regulator encodes MSIRIRRWTGREAMCLKEALRMTNLELAERLGMSPTSVKNWRRGGENLACKTSTSQLLDRMVDRLSPVEEEAFRGLLIEHGAEFELVDLPPTLVGEFSLTSHQFIPLHLGPTADALRAAAAPSPPGPAGLDRRMLRLATDGSRDGTLYVYDFHVAVLHIRQPLRLDSVTDLALWRYPSYLANRAWAQQVVSVLVTGLLGEAAGVPVPDYVLSLYELHQHPWKDEVLDAALQLLATPGVLVDRSADEANPSPLGVEEDRLSTGWRDGEAVTFSGGREMSRGVASWSGVAYHPAPDERALPVGSIVAMELDTQALWALSAHLLGQIEAGSDPTLPGHLDWRWLRGAQFRLTAARPTETVHDRLMRAAIIGTSDLPQRLQGAWTALKESS; translated from the coding sequence GTGAGCATCCGCATCAGGCGTTGGACCGGCCGCGAGGCCATGTGCCTGAAGGAGGCGCTGCGGATGACCAACCTCGAACTCGCCGAGCGCCTGGGCATGTCGCCCACCTCAGTGAAGAACTGGCGCAGGGGAGGGGAGAACTTGGCGTGCAAGACAAGCACCAGTCAGCTGCTCGATCGGATGGTTGACCGGTTGAGCCCCGTCGAAGAGGAAGCGTTCCGCGGGTTGCTGATCGAGCACGGGGCCGAGTTCGAACTCGTCGATCTACCGCCCACGCTGGTGGGCGAGTTCAGCCTGACGTCCCACCAGTTCATCCCCCTCCACCTTGGACCCACCGCAGACGCCCTGCGCGCCGCCGCAGCGCCCAGCCCGCCTGGCCCGGCCGGCCTCGATCGTCGGATGCTGCGGTTGGCAACCGACGGAAGCCGAGACGGGACCCTGTACGTCTACGACTTCCACGTCGCCGTCCTACACATACGGCAGCCTCTCCGCCTGGACTCGGTCACTGACCTGGCGCTTTGGCGATATCCCTCCTACCTCGCTAATCGTGCCTGGGCGCAGCAGGTGGTATCCGTCTTGGTAACCGGGCTTCTGGGTGAGGCGGCGGGCGTGCCCGTGCCGGACTACGTGCTCTCGCTCTACGAGCTGCACCAGCACCCGTGGAAGGACGAGGTCTTGGACGCCGCGCTCCAGCTGCTGGCAACCCCTGGGGTACTGGTCGACCGCTCTGCCGACGAGGCGAACCCGTCGCCGCTCGGCGTCGAGGAAGACCGGCTCTCCACCGGCTGGCGTGATGGGGAGGCGGTCACGTTCTCCGGAGGAAGGGAGATGTCACGGGGCGTGGCTAGTTGGTCGGGCGTGGCCTACCACCCGGCTCCCGACGAACGAGCCCTTCCGGTCGGCAGCATCGTGGCGATGGAGCTCGACACTCAGGCCTTGTGGGCCCTGTCGGCCCATCTCCTGGGCCAGATCGAGGCGGGTTCCGACCCAACCCTGCCCGGTCATCTCGACTGGCGGTGGCTGAGGGGCGCGCAATTCCGCCTGACAGCAGCCCGGCCGACGGAGACGGTTCACGACCGGTTGATGCGGGCCGCGATCATCGGCACGAGCGACCTCCCCCAGCGCCTGCAGGGCGCCTGGACGGCACTGAAGGAGTCCTCTTGA
- a CDS encoding isochorismatase family protein, giving the protein MSTAPLGPRLESAVLVAVDVQAGFVKESSRHAVPVIVDLMRAWQRAGGATVVATFTNPPGSQYEKISGWKKLRTPEEQALDPDLSLLAEVATERIVKTTSSLFKVPGVLDTFKSRGWTDAVFTGIDTDSCVLDSASDAYQYGITPWLVVDACASSGGHQFHQAALLLAGRNFGQHLLLTSSDLHRTLTQGGSQ; this is encoded by the coding sequence TTGAGCACCGCGCCGCTCGGACCGCGGCTGGAGTCTGCGGTTCTGGTGGCGGTCGACGTCCAGGCCGGGTTCGTGAAGGAGTCGAGCCGGCACGCCGTCCCGGTGATCGTGGACCTGATGCGAGCTTGGCAGAGGGCGGGGGGTGCCACCGTCGTCGCCACGTTCACCAACCCTCCCGGCTCGCAGTACGAGAAGATCAGCGGCTGGAAGAAGCTGCGGACGCCCGAGGAGCAGGCCCTCGACCCCGACCTGTCCCTGCTGGCCGAGGTGGCCACAGAGCGGATCGTGAAGACGACGTCCAGCTTGTTCAAGGTGCCCGGAGTCCTGGATACCTTCAAGTCGAGGGGATGGACGGACGCGGTGTTCACCGGGATCGACACCGACAGCTGCGTCCTGGACAGCGCGTCCGACGCCTACCAGTACGGCATCACGCCCTGGCTCGTAGTCGACGCCTGCGCATCCTCCGGTGGCCACCAGTTCCACCAGGCCGCTCTCCTGCTCGCCGGTCGCAACTTCGGCCAGCACCTCCTCCTCACCAGCTCCGACTTGCACCGCACGCTCACTCAAGGGGGGTCTCAGTGA
- a CDS encoding oxidoreductase has translation MTTTDAQILIVGAGPAGCHAATMAASVGMTSVLIDPATTPGGTLWRIGNLTNFPGYSDGPSYARVLGEALAGIDGYCTHVRATVVRIEAADDHVRAVLADGTSLVGELLIASTGTRPAKAGEVGWITCNHDFPTLTSSKPDGLGVRTVVLGGDRPLGTWLRTHSEAGQNLTVCHTAGEAYKVDEVRHDGRVTLLQVRRVTVTGDGPFEVLFEMADGTHKVAEVDSVLTNVGNVASSIPGLGVDPDGFCPPAAQHPRVLTAGDLTARVGQRVATAVGAGAGAPLALQARFRRQAV, from the coding sequence GTGACCACGACCGACGCCCAGATCCTGATCGTCGGGGCCGGTCCCGCCGGCTGCCACGCCGCCACCATGGCGGCCAGCGTGGGTATGACCTCGGTGTTGATCGACCCTGCGACCACCCCTGGTGGGACGCTCTGGCGCATTGGCAACCTCACCAACTTCCCCGGCTACTCGGACGGCCCCAGCTACGCCCGAGTCCTGGGCGAGGCCCTCGCCGGCATCGATGGGTACTGCACGCACGTTCGGGCAACTGTGGTTCGAATCGAAGCAGCCGACGATCACGTCCGTGCTGTACTCGCCGACGGCACGAGCCTCGTGGGCGAGCTGCTCATCGCCTCAACCGGAACCCGCCCGGCGAAGGCGGGTGAAGTCGGGTGGATCACTTGCAACCACGACTTCCCCACCCTCACCTCCTCGAAGCCCGATGGTCTGGGCGTGCGAACCGTCGTCCTCGGCGGAGACCGGCCGCTGGGAACCTGGCTTCGGACTCACTCGGAAGCTGGCCAGAACCTGACCGTCTGTCACACGGCAGGCGAGGCATACAAGGTCGACGAAGTCCGGCACGACGGGCGCGTGACGTTGCTCCAGGTCCGACGGGTCACGGTCACGGGGGACGGGCCCTTCGAGGTGCTCTTCGAGATGGCCGACGGTACCCACAAGGTGGCGGAGGTCGACTCAGTGCTCACGAACGTCGGCAACGTCGCCTCCTCTATCCCGGGACTCGGGGTCGACCCTGACGGTTTCTGCCCGCCCGCCGCTCAGCATCCTCGCGTCCTAACGGCCGGCGATCTGACCGCTCGGGTCGGCCAGCGGGTGGCCACCGCCGTTGGGGCTGGAGCAGGCGCCCCATTGGCCCTTCAGGCCCGTTTCCGGCGGCAGGCGGTGTGA
- a CDS encoding transposase — MVGSFGAGEGGRVLSGRRYQLELTVEQAVLAESFGSICRAVWNVGLEQYREYRRRGGSIGYVEQSRQLTQAKAEFGWLGEAPSSVLQQTLRDLEGACRRHGPFRVRWRSQRRWAPSMRFPEGKLLRVERVSRNVGRVKLPKLGWVRFRWSRPLGGEVRAATVSRDGGHWYIAFRVDTPVKQRTVSLERGRLGVDRGVVQAVVASDGRMFDRAFVTPGEAERLRRLNKQLHRRCKGSGRWHATADAIAVVNGRVRHRRADFNAKTARELVTGCALLVLEDLDVRAMSSAAAGYPGTGRAQRRGLHRSIRDKGWFALELALRNAARTTGTAIRKVNPAYTSQTCPRCRHVDRKSRKSQADFVCTSCGHREHADVVGAKNALAAGLGGYRTWRPPAERRVREASTTRERAAVVLPRPRESSTVFGPARRRPSKGVCPPGQLPLW, encoded by the coding sequence ATGGTCGGTAGCTTCGGTGCCGGCGAAGGGGGTCGGGTGCTGTCGGGGCGTAGGTATCAGCTGGAGCTGACCGTCGAGCAGGCCGTGCTGGCGGAGTCGTTCGGTTCGATCTGCCGGGCGGTGTGGAACGTGGGGTTGGAGCAGTACCGGGAGTACCGGCGTCGTGGCGGGTCGATCGGGTACGTGGAGCAGAGCCGGCAGCTGACGCAGGCGAAGGCCGAGTTCGGGTGGCTGGGTGAGGCGCCGTCTTCGGTGCTTCAGCAGACCTTGCGTGATCTTGAGGGTGCGTGCCGCAGGCACGGTCCGTTCCGGGTGCGGTGGCGTTCTCAGCGCCGGTGGGCGCCGTCGATGCGGTTCCCGGAGGGGAAGCTGCTGCGGGTGGAGCGGGTGTCTCGCAACGTGGGCCGGGTGAAGCTGCCCAAGCTCGGGTGGGTGCGGTTTCGCTGGTCGCGTCCGCTGGGTGGCGAGGTACGGGCGGCGACGGTCTCCCGCGACGGGGGGCATTGGTACATCGCGTTCCGGGTGGACACCCCGGTGAAGCAGCGGACGGTGTCGCTGGAGCGCGGCCGGCTGGGTGTCGACCGGGGGGTCGTGCAGGCGGTGGTGGCCAGCGACGGGCGGATGTTCGACCGGGCTTTCGTGACGCCGGGCGAGGCTGAGCGTCTTCGCCGTCTGAACAAGCAGTTGCACCGGCGGTGCAAGGGATCGGGCCGGTGGCACGCGACGGCGGACGCCATCGCGGTTGTCAACGGCCGGGTGCGGCACCGTCGTGCGGACTTCAACGCCAAGACGGCCCGCGAGCTGGTGACCGGGTGCGCGCTGTTGGTGCTGGAGGATCTGGACGTGCGGGCGATGTCGTCCGCGGCGGCCGGCTACCCGGGGACGGGCCGGGCCCAGCGGCGGGGCCTGCACCGTTCCATCCGGGACAAGGGCTGGTTCGCCTTGGAGCTGGCCTTGCGCAACGCGGCGCGGACCACCGGGACGGCCATTCGGAAGGTGAACCCCGCTTACACGAGTCAGACGTGCCCGCGGTGCAGGCACGTGGACAGGAAGTCGCGCAAGAGCCAAGCGGACTTCGTGTGCACATCCTGCGGACACCGTGAGCACGCCGACGTGGTGGGTGCGAAGAATGCTCTGGCCGCCGGGCTCGGCGGCTACAGGACGTGGAGACCTCCAGCCGAACGGCGGGTCCGTGAAGCGTCAACCACCCGGGAGCGAGCGGCCGTCGTGCTGCCCCGCCCCCGGGAGTCCTCGACGGTCTTCGGGCCGGCGCGGAGGAGGCCAAGCAAGGGTGTGTGCCCTCCTGGGCAGCTGCCGCTGTGGTGA
- a CDS encoding kinase, whose translation MDDSVEQPSAVRAGAGTGSTDTVLVVVRGPSGAGKSSTAARIRSAYGRGLAIVGQDLLRREVLRERDVAGGANIGLIGLVASHALDSGFHTVVEGILDAGRYGAMLTDLVAGHRGRSFLYYLDIGFDETVRRHATRPLSAEVSAEQMAGWYRPLDLLPGGVEHVIGEDSTLDGTVTRILTDTALTPPGWSPRL comes from the coding sequence GTGGACGACAGCGTGGAGCAGCCCTCCGCCGTGAGGGCCGGTGCCGGGACGGGCAGCACGGACACGGTGCTGGTGGTGGTGCGCGGACCGAGCGGCGCCGGGAAGTCGAGCACGGCCGCCCGGATCCGCTCCGCGTACGGCCGCGGCCTGGCCATCGTCGGGCAGGACCTGCTGCGCCGTGAGGTGCTCCGTGAGCGGGACGTCGCCGGCGGCGCGAACATCGGCCTGATCGGCCTGGTTGCCTCGCACGCGCTCGACAGCGGCTTCCACACCGTCGTCGAGGGCATTCTCGACGCCGGCCGGTACGGCGCGATGCTCACCGACCTGGTGGCCGGCCACCGCGGGCGTAGCTTCCTCTACTACCTCGACATCGGCTTCGACGAGACGGTGCGGCGCCACGCCACCCGGCCGTTGTCCGCGGAGGTGAGCGCCGAGCAGATGGCCGGCTGGTACCGGCCGCTGGACCTCCTGCCCGGCGGCGTCGAACACGTCATCGGCGAGGACAGCACCCTTGACGGCACGGTCACGCGGATCCTGACCGACACCGCGCTCACCCCGCCAGGCTGGTCACCCCGCCTCTGA
- a CDS encoding winged helix-turn-helix domain-containing protein, with amino-acid sequence MPQGRQPAHTAVTKALRTRIAAGEWPPGERLPSRAALAAEYGVGDAVVQRAQEALIREGLLDGRAGSGTYLSQDRPRHQLRLDADAKFGVRPGPAGHWALLCRREDPVTFAYFVQDRPLLLARAAEGVVGGKGYLVRAAIADSGDAQVLGLLKGEAVTLLGGGQGAEQVVVPGRYWDLLLP; translated from the coding sequence ATGCCCCAGGGCAGGCAACCCGCCCACACCGCCGTCACCAAGGCCCTGCGGACCCGGATCGCCGCCGGCGAGTGGCCACCAGGTGAGCGCCTGCCCTCACGGGCCGCCTTGGCAGCCGAATACGGCGTCGGCGACGCGGTCGTCCAGCGCGCCCAGGAGGCCCTGATCCGCGAAGGCCTGCTCGACGGCCGGGCCGGCTCCGGCACCTACCTCTCCCAGGACCGCCCCCGGCACCAACTGCGCCTGGACGCCGACGCCAAGTTCGGAGTCCGCCCCGGACCAGCCGGACACTGGGCCCTGCTGTGCCGCAGAGAGGACCCGGTGACCTTCGCGTACTTCGTCCAGGACCGCCCGCTGCTCCTGGCCCGGGCCGCCGAGGGAGTTGTTGGTGGCAAGGGCTACCTGGTGCGTGCCGCGATCGCGGATTCCGGCGACGCGCAGGTGCTGGGCCTGCTGAAGGGGGAGGCGGTCACACTCCTCGGCGGCGGTCAGGGCGCCGAGCAGGTCGTGGTGCCCGGGCGGTACTGGGACCTCCTGCTGCCGTAG
- a CDS encoding zinc-ribbon domain-containing protein — translation MTRRTRFIVNEHPELAAQWHPTLNGGLDRATIGPGSHRRVFWQCPAGHVWQAAVHNRVAGGGCPRCAGYVAPGQVTLAEHMPELAAQWHPRNTVAADSVGPGSNRKVWWRCSRGHDFEARIANRVRGTGCRRCGRDGTEARPLSELADLVAQIDVDAHPDIDPAEVLTNSARKITWKCARGHRWTTKVRHRAVSATGCPHCAGRTKAPPLEQAHPALAAEWHPTHNDGLPLSKITAGSHRVVWWRCGDCAGEFRARVFSRVRATTHCPHCSRRVRYRDLATENPQLAANWHPTLNQALTPADVTAGSNQIVWWTCPRAHEPWRAMVAVVFLGHQACPGCRRTGISRQETDLFAELQHVLTGGAQQHRLRAAAGVWRLDMVFPTVGDSGVVVEFDGSYWHRDSHERDLRKALEIEQLRPGWTVVRVREDPLQLTRASDVAVPLLADPFTTASLVVDHLMTLLPWPEETRHRARAYTRGGRRRGQRLADRLTAERQAGPQPELPAPRARQFAVPAEVHQGTLW, via the coding sequence ATGACCCGTCGTACGCGCTTCATCGTCAATGAGCATCCTGAGCTCGCCGCGCAGTGGCACCCCACGCTGAACGGCGGCCTGGACCGGGCGACGATCGGTCCGGGGTCGCATCGTCGGGTGTTCTGGCAGTGTCCGGCCGGGCACGTCTGGCAGGCCGCTGTTCACAACCGGGTGGCCGGCGGCGGCTGCCCCCGGTGCGCGGGCTACGTGGCGCCGGGGCAGGTCACCTTGGCCGAACACATGCCCGAGCTGGCGGCACAGTGGCATCCCCGCAACACCGTCGCCGCCGACAGCGTGGGCCCCGGCTCCAACCGGAAGGTGTGGTGGCGCTGCTCTCGCGGCCACGACTTCGAGGCGCGAATAGCCAACCGTGTTCGGGGCACCGGATGTCGGCGCTGCGGCCGGGACGGCACCGAGGCCCGGCCCTTGAGCGAACTGGCCGACCTGGTCGCGCAGATCGACGTGGACGCCCACCCGGACATCGACCCGGCGGAGGTCCTCACCAACTCCGCCCGAAAGATCACCTGGAAGTGCGCTCGCGGCCACCGTTGGACGACCAAGGTCCGGCACCGGGCCGTCTCCGCCACCGGCTGCCCGCACTGCGCAGGGCGGACGAAAGCGCCCCCGCTGGAGCAGGCACACCCCGCGCTGGCCGCGGAATGGCACCCCACCCACAACGACGGCCTACCCCTGTCGAAGATCACCGCAGGATCCCACCGGGTCGTCTGGTGGCGGTGCGGCGACTGCGCGGGGGAGTTCCGCGCCAGGGTGTTCAGCCGCGTGCGGGCCACCACTCACTGCCCGCACTGCTCGCGCCGGGTCCGCTACCGGGACCTGGCCACCGAGAACCCCCAGCTCGCCGCCAACTGGCACCCGACCCTGAACCAGGCGCTCACCCCGGCCGACGTGACGGCCGGCTCCAACCAGATCGTGTGGTGGACGTGCCCTCGCGCGCACGAACCCTGGCGGGCGATGGTGGCCGTGGTCTTCCTCGGCCACCAGGCCTGCCCCGGCTGCCGGCGCACCGGGATCTCACGGCAGGAGACCGACCTGTTCGCCGAGCTCCAGCACGTCCTGACCGGCGGGGCGCAGCAGCACCGGCTGCGGGCGGCCGCGGGGGTGTGGCGGCTGGACATGGTGTTCCCCACCGTGGGGGACAGCGGGGTGGTCGTCGAGTTCGACGGGTCCTACTGGCACCGGGACTCCCACGAGCGGGACCTGCGCAAGGCCCTGGAAATCGAGCAGCTTCGACCCGGCTGGACGGTGGTGCGGGTCCGCGAGGATCCGTTGCAGCTCACCCGCGCCAGCGACGTTGCCGTGCCCCTGCTCGCCGATCCGTTCACCACCGCGAGCCTGGTCGTGGACCACCTGATGACGCTTCTGCCGTGGCCGGAGGAGACCAGGCACCGCGCCCGGGCCTACACCAGGGGCGGGCGCCGGCGCGGGCAGCGTCTCGCTGACCGGCTGACGGCCGAACGACAGGCCGGGCCGCAGCCGGAACTTCCCGCACCCCGAGCGCGCCAGTTCGCGGTGCCTGCCGAAGTCCACCAGGGCACGCTCTGGTGA
- a CDS encoding TIGR02391 family protein, translating into MTTSIKHETWPTATVIAVADVLADTSDGLTGSEIGQLLTQIGIADVEASSKRKRLAQALLVRQGRDQASNCVIKFITEAMAPVRYRQRPDVFSRRRDDLNEVLVHVGLRVNDEGKVARGPAASTLDQAAQHANSLRAELRRRGTHPEVLAYCTREILTKNAFHASLEATKSVFDRLRRMTGEQRDGSPLVDAVLMPGLAGTPRVAINTGTTKTEEGEQKGFAALIKGLGSMYRNPTAHDPRLHRPVSDDELLELLTTLSMVHRRLDAARVNP; encoded by the coding sequence ATGACGACCTCCATCAAGCACGAAACCTGGCCCACCGCCACGGTCATCGCGGTCGCGGACGTTCTCGCCGATACGAGCGACGGGCTGACCGGCAGTGAGATCGGGCAGTTGCTGACCCAGATCGGCATCGCGGACGTCGAGGCTTCGAGTAAGCGCAAGCGGTTGGCTCAGGCGCTGCTTGTCCGGCAGGGCCGCGACCAGGCGTCCAACTGCGTGATCAAGTTCATCACCGAGGCCATGGCTCCGGTCCGCTACCGGCAGCGCCCGGACGTGTTCTCCCGGCGTCGCGACGACCTGAACGAGGTACTGGTCCATGTCGGCTTGCGCGTCAACGACGAAGGCAAGGTGGCGAGGGGGCCGGCTGCGAGCACGCTCGATCAGGCTGCTCAGCACGCCAACTCACTGCGGGCGGAACTTCGTCGCCGTGGAACCCACCCGGAAGTGCTGGCGTACTGCACCAGGGAGATCCTGACCAAGAACGCCTTTCACGCCAGCTTGGAAGCCACCAAGTCGGTCTTCGACCGTCTCCGGCGGATGACCGGCGAGCAGCGGGACGGCTCTCCTTTGGTCGACGCCGTGCTCATGCCGGGTCTGGCCGGCACGCCTCGTGTCGCGATCAACACCGGAACGACGAAGACGGAGGAAGGCGAGCAGAAGGGGTTCGCGGCGTTGATCAAGGGGCTGGGCAGCATGTACCGCAACCCGACGGCTCACGATCCGCGCCTTCACCGGCCCGTCAGCGACGACGAATTGCTGGAGTTGCTGACCACCCTGTCGATGGTTCACCGCCGGCTGGATGCCGCGCGCGTGAATCCCTGA